The sequence below is a genomic window from Sardina pilchardus chromosome 9, fSarPil1.1, whole genome shotgun sequence.
acttgacttgaatctCACAtttttgggaaggttactttggaaatgcaattggttactgttttcaattataagttgtgtgtttgatgcaaTCATATCTAACATATGTTGTGAAgcttcattgttaaacactacccttaaatgtacagtatatgaacatgttatgtacagtatatgaacatgttatgtacagtatatgaatttctttgaatttcattgatttGCAATCTgtgaattgtaattctacatcctgttttgacctcaattcacaTTCAATtcagattcaattcaattctgaattttgcacaagcctggttaCTGGGTGCAAATGTCACACATAGGAGTGAGTCCTTATTGGTTACTGGGTGCAAATGCTGTAAAATGGCCACCATATTGGGTGCTTATTCAAGGTCACTGGTTGCTTACCCAGGGTCATAAACGGCAAAGACAGTTACTGTAATTTCCATGAGGACCGCTTTTGGAGAAGTCTATTGATTACAGTAGAAGTGCTTTAGGAGAAGTCTATTGATTACAGTAGAAGTGCTTTAGGAGAAGTCTATTGATTACAGTAGAAGTGCTTTAGGAGAAGTCTATTGATTACAGTAGAAGTGCTTTAGGAGAAGTCTATTGATTACAGTAGAAGTGCTTTAGGAGAAGTCTATTGATTACAGTAGAAGTGCTTTAGGAGAAGTCTATCACTTGCATGTCATGTGTTCAGTTTTTGCCATTGCAGGCTCTATTGctgtcatgtgtgtgcattgcttACATgtgaatgttgattatttgtttattaatgTTTATTATTAGCAAATCAACATGCAAGCATATGGATATTAGACCCTATGTCATGTGTGATCATCACTGTATGATTGATAGTGCCGTCCCTGTCcatgttcaaaaagcacctcaaaacatttctcttcacaaagtcctttgacccctaacaccccccccccccccccccccccccccctctcatttgttaagcgaccttgggtattatgaaaggcgctatataaatccaagatattattattattattattttctgttTTAGGCCCTACTTCTACTTGTTTTATTTGTACTGGGTGCTTTATTCTAGGTTGCCTTTTTGACAACTGGCTAGAATACGACCATGTGGCTAATTCTGGTTTATTTAAAGCTATACGGCTAACTCTGGTTTATATACGGCAATATGGCTAACTCTGGCTTGTATACGGTAGTATATGGCTATGGCTAACTCTGTCTTAATTTAGATTAGACAAGTTAAGATcagattagattaaactttattgtcattgtgcagagtacaagtacaaagacaacgaaatgcagtaaGTACAAACAGCACCGTCCAaacaaaatgaacaaataaataaataaataaacaaacaaccttCAATACTCTGCCTCTTTACTGCTATCATATGGAAATATTGAACATTCaattacctacagtatgtgctcccATTCCTGAAGCAGCAACAAACTACAGAAAATTAATCATTTCATTAACACATAAGAGATACAAATCATATGTGGAAATTTCAGCAATTACAAGCATAGTCAGTCTATAATGTGTCCCACTGTAATGCTGTACAGTATAATTTATCAGTGTTTCACAACTATGTGTAATGCTGTATGATTTATCAGTGTTTCACAAGTGTGTGTAGAATACTTACGCTCATATCTGTACCTTCGTCTTTGATTGGGTGGcagttaaaagagagagagagagagaggtgagataaaaagagagagaggtgagataaACAGTGTTggtgtagaagagagagagcaagagagagagagctagagagagagagagagatagagcaagagagagagggagagagagagagatagagctagagagagggagggagacagagagagagagagagagatagagcaagagagagagggagagagagagatagagaaagagagagagggagggagagagagagagctagagatagagctagagagagagggagagagagagatagagaaagagagagagggagggagggagagagagagagaactagagagagggagggagacagagagagagagagagagatagagcaagagagagagggagagagagatagagagagagagagagagagcaagagagagagagctagagagagggagagagagagagatagagcaagagagagagagagagagatagagctagagagagagagagagagagatagagcaagagagagagagagagagagatagagcaagagagagggggagagccaCAGCTGAGCAGAATGCAGAAGCAGCAGGCGCAGCAGCAGCGTTGTGGTTTTGTTCATAACGAGCGTTGTTTGTCTCCGAGTGCCACTCTGCCCCTGGCTGCTGCTCCGACGCCTCGTGAGTCATGCCCGCCATGCCCGTCGCCACTCTGCTGCCACTCAACAGCTCTGCCACCGCCGTTGGCACCGCCGTTGGCACCGCCGCGCTCTCTACGCTCTCTGGAACCACGACTCTCCACGCCGCCGTCTCCATGGCGACCCCCGGCAGCTCCGCGGCGACCGCGGCGAGCTCTGCGCTCTGGACCACTCTCGGTCTGGACGACTACTCCGTCTCGGGCGACTACGAGGACGACTACGTGACGCTGATCCCGCCCGAGGACCCGTGGGCGGGGCTGAACCAGGCCGTGTCCACGCTCTACTTCCTGGTCTTCCTGCTGGGTTTCCTGGGCAACGTGTTCGTGCTGTGCGTGCTGGGCTGGTCTCGCGGAGGCGGCTCGGGCGGCCGGCTGGTGGACACCTTCGTGCGGCACCTGGCCGTGGCGGACCTGGTGTTCGTGGGCACGCTGCCGCTGTGGGCCGTCTCGGCGTCCGCCGGCTACCGCTGGGACTTCGGCCAGCCGCTGTGTCGCCTCAGCAGCGCCGCGGTGGCGGTCAACCGCGTGTCCAACGTGGCGTTCCTGGCGTGCATGAGCGCCGACCGCTACCTGGCCGTGGTGCGGCGGCTGGACTCTCGCCTGGTGCGGAGCGGCGGGTGCGTTCGGCTCACCTGCGCCCTCGTGTGGACGCTAGCGGTGGCTCTCGGGGCGCCCGCGCTGGTCTTCCGCCGCGTGGACGAGCGTGGGCTGTGCGTGGACCCCGAGGACTCGCCGGCGTTCCAGGCCTACAGCctgctgatggtgctgctggCGTTCGCGCTGCCCGTGGGCGTGATCTCGCTGTGCTACGGCGCCATCTGCCTGCACCTGCAGCGCCACTGCGCCCTGACCGCCGCCCACCACCCCCGCGCCCAGGCCCACGCCCGCCGCCGACACACACTCAAGATCGTCCTGGCCATCGTCACGGCGTTCGTGGCGTCCTGGCTGCCCTTCAGCGTGTGTCGGGCGACGCTGGCGGTGGCGAAGTTGACGGGCACGGAGCTTGGCGATGCCAACCGTGCCACCCTGGGGCGGGCGATGCTGCTCTCGTCCTGCCTGGCGTTCGTCAACAGCTGCGCCAACCCGGCCATCTACCTGCTGCTGGACCGCCACTTCAGACGCCGCGCCGCTCGCCTGGTGTGCCAATGGCAACGCCGTCGCCACGGCAACCGTGCCCACCACGACTCACTCTCCTCGCCCACCGGCGAGAGCATCTctggatccacacacacacgcagccgaCTCACCTCCCTCAACCTGAAgacctgaggacacacacacacacacacacacacacacacacacacacacacacacacacacagacgcagccGACTCACCTCCCTCAACCTGAAgacctgaggacacacacacacacacacacacacacacacacacacacatatgcacacacacacacacacacacacccgcacgcagCCAACTGACTTCCCTTAACTTCATGGCTCACCCACAAAACATGcttgcacacatgtacacacacacacacacacacacgtacacacacacacacatgtacacatgcacattcctACACAAATATATGTACAGACGTCTCCGAACAATAACTCAAACacaaaaccaacacacacacacacacacacacacacacagcactctgtgAACCTGAAACAAGGAACTCACACATGCTTACCACAGAGATGAATTGTGATCTCACAaaggaactacacacacacacacacacacacacacacacacacacacacacagagaaagagagagagaactcagaGCAGAATAatatagaaagaaagaacacgGCACCACTGCGCTACACATGGCAGCATTactggactacaca
It includes:
- the gpr25 gene encoding probable G-protein coupled receptor 25 → MPAMPVATLLPLNSSATAVGTAVGTAALSTLSGTTTLHAAVSMATPGSSAATAASSALWTTLGLDDYSVSGDYEDDYVTLIPPEDPWAGLNQAVSTLYFLVFLLGFLGNVFVLCVLGWSRGGGSGGRLVDTFVRHLAVADLVFVGTLPLWAVSASAGYRWDFGQPLCRLSSAAVAVNRVSNVAFLACMSADRYLAVVRRLDSRLVRSGGCVRLTCALVWTLAVALGAPALVFRRVDERGLCVDPEDSPAFQAYSLLMVLLAFALPVGVISLCYGAICLHLQRHCALTAAHHPRAQAHARRRHTLKIVLAIVTAFVASWLPFSVCRATLAVAKLTGTELGDANRATLGRAMLLSSCLAFVNSCANPAIYLLLDRHFRRRAARLVCQWQRRRHGNRAHHDSLSSPTGESISGSTHTRSRLTSLNLKT